The genomic DNA AATAAGCATCGAGAAATTCGGTTGGAGCGCAAGCAAAAGTGCAGAAATTGCAAACGGAACTGCGGGCTGGACAATCGTACACTTGATGGACTTGATTTCGTCCCCTGCATTCGAAAGCTTCGCACAGACCCAGCAGATAAAGCCAAACTTCATAATCTCAGACGGCTGGATGCCGAAAATCCAGCGGGATGCACCCTTCACCTCACCACCCGAAACAATAGCAGCTAGCGTAAGGACTGCACCAACACCAAAGACAACGCGGGACATATCTTTCCAAAGCGCATAATCAATCTTGTAGAACACGCCCATGATAATGACCGATGCCACGACCTTGTAAAGGTGCTTCATGAGGAAGTATTCAGGCGGCAGGTTTTTCGCCAAAGCCACAGGCGTAGACGTCGAATAAACGACTACGATGCCAAAGCACATTAATGCTAATGCGACAAATAGCAAAAGTTTGTTCATTCCTGTGGACTGAGTGTTCGACATCTTAAATTCTAAAAACCAACCTTAAACCTTGAATACCGGCACCATGTGGAGGAGCGCTTCCACCACCTGTTCCATGTGCATACCGCGACTGCCCTTCACCAAAAGGATATCACCTTCGGCGACAATTTCGCTCAATTCGCTGATGACTTCCGGAACCGTTTCAAAATACTGCACGTTCTTCATGCCGCGAGACTTGGCACCTTCCACGTACTTCTTTGCTTCCTTGCCGACAGCGAGGAGCATATCGAAATTCATTTCAGGCACGAGAGCTCCAATCTGCTTGTGCAAATTGCCACTTTCCTTGCCAAGTTCGAGCATGTCGCCAAGAACTGCAATGCGCTTGCCTTCGACACGCATGTTGCCAAGCGTCTGGAGAGCCATCTTCGTCGAAGACGGGTTAGCATTGTAGCAGTCCGAAATCACCTTGAAGCCGTTAGCGTTCTTGATTTCCATGCGCATGCTTGTGGAGGTAAAGCTAGCCAAAGCCTTAGCGATATCGCCCTTCGGGATGCGGAGAGCCTGACCCACAGCAATTGCTGCGAGAGCGTCATAAAGGTTATGGTCACCAGGGACGTTCAACACAAAATGCGTACGACCGATGTAGAAATCAGCGCAGAGGTTTTCGGTCCACTTGAGCTTTTCAGGCTTCACGACACCACGATGCACACCGAAAGTCACGACCTTGTAATGCTTGGTCGCCTTTACCTTGCAAAGGCGTTCGTCATCGGCATTCACAATCAGCGTGCCGTTTTCCTTGAGACCTGCGACAATGTTAATTTTTTCATTGAACACGCCGTCCAAATCGCCGAGGCGTTCCAAGTGGCTTGCGCCAATGTTCGTAATCACGGCAATATCCGGTTCCGTAGCCAAGGAAAGCGGGCGGATTTCATCCGGACCACTCGTACCCATTTCGACAACGGCAGCTTCGTGGCTGTGCTTCAGCTGGAACAGTGTCATCGGGACACCGATATGGTTGTTGAAGTTACCCTTAGTCGCATGGGTGTTGTACTTCATCGAAAGTACAGCCTTCGTCATTTCCTTCGTCGTCGTCTTGCCGTTACTACCGGTAATAGCGACCTTCTTCAACTTGAAAAATTTCTGATAGCCCTTGGCAAGCTTCAAGAGAGCCTTCGTCGTATCATCGACCGGAGCGTACATCTTGAAATTCGGATCGATAGCGGTTTGGTTTACTACGCTCATCAGAGCTCCATCCTTTTCCATTTGAGGTACAAACTGGTGGGCGTCAAAACGTGCGCCCTTAATCGGCCAAAAGACAACACCTTTGGCACTTTCACGAGAATCCATGCAGAGATTCACCTTGCGTTTCAAGGTACGGGCAGGAACGCCGACAGCTTCGGTTTCCAGAATCTCAAGCATTTGTCCAATAGTCAAATCAAGCTTCAGCATCAGTCATCGCCTTCACCGCGATTTCGCGATCGTCAAAATGATGTTTGGTCTTACCAATGATCTGGTAATCCTCATGACCCTTGCCCGCAATCACAAGCCAGTCACCGCTCTTGAGTTCTGCACAAGCGCGGTTGATAGCTTCTTCGCGGTTTTCGACCACTTCAAACTTGTCCGTCGTCATGCCGGCGCGAACGTCAGCGATGATGTCAGCAGGCTTTTCGGTGCGCGGATTGTCCGACGTGAGCCAAGCCTTGTCCGCAATGCGTTCGGCAATGCCACCCATAATCGGGCGCTTCGTCTTGTCACGGTCACCACCGCAGCCAAACACGGTCGAAAGCTTGCCGCGGCAGAGGCTACGGGCCACATTCAACACGCGTTCAAGAGCATCCGGCGTGTGGGCATAGTCCACAATCACATGCTTGCCGTCCTTGCTCCAGACCTTTTCAAAGCGACCCGGAACACGAACAGCTGCAATCGCCTTGCGCATGGCATCTTCAGGCACGCAGAGAGCATGAGCCCAGGCAAGCACCAGGAGCAAATTGTCCACGTTAAAGTCGCCGCAGAGCGGAGTTTCAAACTTTTCCGTCGCAATCATCGGGAGCGCAAATTCGAGACCGTCTTCGGTGCTCTTGATTTCGCCAAACGGCTTCACATCAGCCTTAGCCTTGCCAAGTCTCGATACAGCCACCTTGCGGCAGTCCAGCACGTTAAAGAGCTTTTCGCCATGAGCATCGTCAATGTTGATGACAGCCACGCCATTTTCTGCGAGGTACTTCGTAAAGAGCAACTTCTTTGCTTCGAAGTAGGCGTCCATCGTCTTGTGGTAATCGAGATGGTCCTGCGTCAAGTTGCTAAAAAGACCGCTTCTGAACTTGATACCAGCAACACGACCTTGGTGGAGAGAATGCGAAGACGCTTCCATCACGAGGTCGGTGCAGCCTTCAGCCACAGCGCGAGATGCAAATTCATAAAGGTCCAAAAGACCCGGAGTCGTAAGCGAAGCCGGCACAGACTTGTCGCCAATCTTATTCTTGATGGTACCGAGCAGAGCCGTCTTGCGGCCTTCCGCTTCGAGCATCGCATTCATAAGGAACGCACTTGTCGTCTTGCCGTTCGTGCCCGTAATGGCATGGCAAATAAGCTTGCTGAACGGATCCTTGTAGAAAATCTTAGCAGCTTCGAGGCGAGCCAGCTTCACATCTGGTACCTGGATCCACTTGGACGTCAGTCCTTCGGGAGCCATAGTCTCGCCAACAACAGCAACGGCACCCGCCGCAATGGCACTGCGGGCAAAAACCTCGTAGCCATCCGCCGGAATGGAGAAGAACAAATTCCCCGGTTTCACACGGCGGGAATCATCACAAAGCCCCGTCACGGACAACTTTTGCATCAGTCCTTCCGAAATCATCAGCTTTTCTCCTTTAAGGTCAGTTTGCAAATCGCACC from Fibrobacter sp. UWB13 includes the following:
- the murF gene encoding UDP-N-acetylmuramoyl-tripeptide--D-alanyl-D-alanine ligase; this encodes MLKLDLTIGQMLEILETEAVGVPARTLKRKVNLCMDSRESAKGVVFWPIKGARFDAHQFVPQMEKDGALMSVVNQTAIDPNFKMYAPVDDTTKALLKLAKGYQKFFKLKKVAITGSNGKTTTKEMTKAVLSMKYNTHATKGNFNNHIGVPMTLFQLKHSHEAAVVEMGTSGPDEIRPLSLATEPDIAVITNIGASHLERLGDLDGVFNEKINIVAGLKENGTLIVNADDERLCKVKATKHYKVVTFGVHRGVVKPEKLKWTENLCADFYIGRTHFVLNVPGDHNLYDALAAIAVGQALRIPKGDIAKALASFTSTSMRMEIKNANGFKVISDCYNANPSSTKMALQTLGNMRVEGKRIAVLGDMLELGKESGNLHKQIGALVPEMNFDMLLAVGKEAKKYVEGAKSRGMKNVQYFETVPEVISELSEIVAEGDILLVKGSRGMHMEQVVEALLHMVPVFKV
- a CDS encoding UDP-N-acetylmuramoyl-L-alanyl-D-glutamate--2,6-diaminopimelate ligase, with amino-acid sequence MISEGLMQKLSVTGLCDDSRRVKPGNLFFSIPADGYEVFARSAIAAGAVAVVGETMAPEGLTSKWIQVPDVKLARLEAAKIFYKDPFSKLICHAITGTNGKTTSAFLMNAMLEAEGRKTALLGTIKNKIGDKSVPASLTTPGLLDLYEFASRAVAEGCTDLVMEASSHSLHQGRVAGIKFRSGLFSNLTQDHLDYHKTMDAYFEAKKLLFTKYLAENGVAVINIDDAHGEKLFNVLDCRKVAVSRLGKAKADVKPFGEIKSTEDGLEFALPMIATEKFETPLCGDFNVDNLLLVLAWAHALCVPEDAMRKAIAAVRVPGRFEKVWSKDGKHVIVDYAHTPDALERVLNVARSLCRGKLSTVFGCGGDRDKTKRPIMGGIAERIADKAWLTSDNPRTEKPADIIADVRAGMTTDKFEVVENREEAINRACAELKSGDWLVIAGKGHEDYQIIGKTKHHFDDREIAVKAMTDAEA